The following are encoded together in the Sphaerodactylus townsendi isolate TG3544 linkage group LG12, MPM_Stown_v2.3, whole genome shotgun sequence genome:
- the NKX6-3 gene encoding homeobox protein Nkx-6.3 — MDSNLQGTFLLNNPSLPPFAEVKAPMCQYSVQNSFYKLNAPGLSAQLAAGTPHGISDILSRPVVAPNSSLLSGYSHVGGFNGLGTQSMYYGSQVGNFSKAGSDYSARGRSYWAGTGQDWHGGRPCSNPTGHMGDGLHKKKHTRPTFTGHQIFALEKTFEQTKYLAGPERARLAYSLGMSESQVKVWFQNRRTKWRKKSALEPSSSPRAGAGSGERSISDEDDEYNKPLDPDLDDEKIRLLLRKHRAAFSVIGLSSHSG; from the exons ATGGACTCCAACCTGCAGGGAACCTTCCTACTCAACAACCCGTCTCTGCCCCCTTTCGCAGAGGTGAAAGCCCCCATGTGCCAGTATTCTGTGCAAAACTCCTTCTACAAGCTCAATGCGCCGGGACTCAGCGCCCAGCTGGCGGCCGGCACGCCGCACGGCATCAGCGACATCCTAAGCAGACCCGTGGTTGCACCGAACAGCAGCCTCCTCTCTGGGTACTCCCATGTTGGCGGATTCAATGGACTGGGCACTCAGAGTATGTACTACGGGTCCCAAGTGGGGAACTTCTCCAAAGCAGGGAGTGATTACTCAGCCCGAGGCAGGAGCTATTGGGCAGGCACAGGACAGGACTGGCACGGCGGTCGGCCATGTAGCAACC CTACAGGGCACATGGGGGACGGCCTTCACAAGAAGAAGCACACGCGGCCAACCTTCACAGGCCACCAGATCTTTGCACTGGAGAAAACCTTTGAGCAGACCAAATACTTGGCTGGGCCTGAGAGGGCACGACTGGCATATTCCCTTGGCATGAGTGAATCCCAGGTGAAG GTGTGGTTCCAGAACCGACGCAccaaatggaggaagaagagcGCCCTGGAGCCATCGTCCTCTCCCCGGGCAGGGGCTGGATCAGGCGAACGCTCCATCTCTGACGAGGATGACGAGTACAACAAACCCTTGGACCCTGACTTGGATGATGAGAAGATCCGCCTCCTCTTGCGCAAACATCGGGCGGCCTTTTCTGTCATAGGCCTCAGTTCTCACAGTGGCTGA